One window from the genome of Pseudomonas frederiksbergensis encodes:
- a CDS encoding amino acid ABC transporter permease, which translates to MTSFPPPQPPPSVAESRLRKIFGFRTRLYLTWVVMLVLFASFFLSFDLKFSIILDKLPNLLGVHLAPNGFLQGAVLTLFLCLCSIVASSLLGFITALARLSSSAVAFGIASFYASFFRGTPLLIQILLIYLGLPQLGVVPGAIAAGIIALSLNYGAYLSEIFRAGILGVPHGQREASLALGLSETVIFWRVTLPQAMRTIIPPTTNQFISMLKDSSLISVMGVWEVMFLAQSYGRSSYRYIEMLTTAAIIYWLMSIGLELIQARMERHYGKAYLKRS; encoded by the coding sequence ATGACTTCTTTTCCACCCCCTCAGCCACCGCCTTCGGTGGCTGAATCACGCCTGCGGAAAATCTTCGGTTTTCGAACCCGGCTGTACCTGACTTGGGTAGTCATGCTGGTGCTGTTCGCGAGCTTCTTCCTGAGCTTCGACCTGAAGTTCTCGATCATCCTCGACAAACTGCCAAACCTGCTGGGCGTGCACCTGGCGCCCAATGGTTTTTTGCAAGGCGCGGTGCTGACACTGTTTCTGTGCCTGTGCTCGATCGTCGCTTCGTCATTGCTGGGCTTCATCACCGCCCTGGCGCGGCTGTCCAGCAGTGCGGTGGCGTTCGGTATCGCCAGTTTCTATGCGTCGTTCTTTCGCGGCACGCCGTTGCTGATCCAGATCCTGTTGATCTACCTGGGCCTGCCGCAACTGGGCGTTGTTCCCGGTGCCATCGCCGCAGGGATCATCGCGCTGTCGCTCAACTACGGCGCCTACCTGAGCGAAATCTTCCGCGCCGGCATCCTCGGCGTCCCCCATGGCCAACGTGAAGCCTCGCTTGCCCTGGGCCTGAGCGAAACCGTGATCTTCTGGCGCGTCACCCTGCCCCAGGCCATGCGCACCATCATCCCGCCGACCACCAACCAGTTCATCTCCATGCTCAAGGATTCCTCGCTGATCTCGGTGATGGGGGTCTGGGAGGTGATGTTTTTGGCGCAGTCTTATGGTCGTTCCAGTTATCGGTATATCGAGATGCTGACGACGGCGGCGATTATTTATTGGTTGATGTCCATTGGACTGGAGCTGATCCAGGCGCGGATGGAGCGGCATTATGGGAAGGCTTATCTCAAGCGCAGCTGA